From a single Brassica rapa cultivar Chiifu-401-42 chromosome A01, CAAS_Brap_v3.01, whole genome shotgun sequence genomic region:
- the LOC103842047 gene encoding (S)-2-hydroxy-acid oxidase GLO2 isoform X3 has translation MEITNVTEYEAIAKEKLPKMVYDYYASGAEDQWTLQENRNAFARILFRPRILIDVSKIDMTTTVLGFKISMPIMVAPTAMQKMAHPEGEYATARAASAAGTIMTLSSWATSSVEEVASTGPGIRFFQLYVYKNRKVVEQLVRRAEKAGFKAIALTVDTPRLGRRESDIKNRFTLPPNLTLKNFEGLDLGKMDEANDSGLASYVAGQIDRTLSWKDVQWLQTITSMPILVKGVLTGEDARIAIQAGAAGIIVSNHGARQLDYVPATISALEEVVKATQGRVPVFLDGGVRRGTDVFKALALGASGIFIGRPVVFSLAAEGEAGVRKVLQMLRDEFELTMALSGCRSLSEITRNHIITEWETPRHLPKL, from the exons ATGGAGATCACAAATGTTACCGAGTATGAAGCGATTGCAAAGGAGAAGTTGCCTAAGATGGTATACGACTACTATGCCTCTGGTGCAGAGGATCAGTGGACTCTTCAAGAGAACCGAAACGCTTTCGCTAGGATCCT CTTCCGGCCTAGGATTCTGATTGATGTGAGCAAGATTGATATGACAACAACCGTCTTGGGGTTCAAGATCTCCATGCCGATCATGGTTGCTCCCACTGCCATGCAAAAGATGGCTCATCCTGAAG GGGAATATGCTACGGCTAGAGCTGCATCTGCTGCTGGAACCATCATG ACACTCTCTTCATGGGCTACTTCCAGCGTTGAAGAAGTTGCTTCCACAGGGCCAGGGATCCGATTCTTCCAGCTCTAT GTATACAAGAACAGGAAAGTGGTTGAACAGCTCGTGAGAAGAGCCGAGAAGGCTGGGTTTAAAGCCATTGCTCTCACTGTAGACACCCCAAGGCTAGGCCGCAGAGAGTCTGATATCAAGAACAG ATTTACTTTGCCTCCAAACTTGACATTGAAGAACTTTGAAGGTCTTGACCTCGGAAAGATGGACGAG GCCAATGACTCTGGCTTGGCTTCATATGTTGCTGGTCAAATTGACCGTACCTTGAGCTGGAAG GATGTCCAGTGGCTCCAGACAATCACCAGCATGCCGATTCTTGTCAAGGGTGTTCTTACAGGAGAGGATG CAAGGATAGCGATTCAAGCTGGAGCAGCAGGGATCATTGTCTCAAACCATGGAGCACGCCAGCTTGACTATGTCCCAGCCACTATCTCAGCCCTTGAAGAG GTTGTCAAAGCGACACAAGGACGAGTTCCTGTCTTCTTGGACGGTGGTGTTCGACGTGGAACTGATGTCTTCAAGGCTCTTGCACTTGGAGCCTCAGGGATATTC ATTGGTAGACCAGTGGTGTTCTCACTCGCTGCTGAAGGAGAAGCTGGAGTCAGAAAAGTGCTTCAAATGTTAAGAGATGAGTTCGAGCTAACCATGGCGTTAAGTGGGTGCAGGTCTCTCAGTGAGATCACTCGGAACCACATTATCACCGAGTGGGAAACTCCACGCCATTTGCCCAAGTTATAG
- the LOC103842064 gene encoding probable 2-oxoglutarate-dependent dioxygenase AOP1, with amino-acid sequence MTISSKTQCHLTLPVIDFSIPNLKPATPEWESVRAQVRTALEEYGCFEALFNGASVELRKALFEASEEFFDLPVETKLRTKSDKIYKGYAGQHPTLPLYEAIGCDGANNPQSVDELTYKLWPQGNITFSKNVQSFAENLIALDVKVRTMIMESFGLEKYVEEHLNSARKHFRLIKYRGLNENAEEQPGLNPHTDSHFLTILCQNDVVDGVEIKAKDGEEWIKAKPSQDSSFLVIAGASLHVLLNGRVFPPFHRVVITGKKDRHVAGLFVLPKEGLFINALEEMVDDDYPRLYKPFNFDAYFKFNIINRSDTHTRDLSALKAYCSL; translated from the exons atgaCAATAAGTTCGAAAACCCAATGTCACCTAACCCTTCCAGTCATCGACTTCTCGATTCCAAACCTCAAACCGGCAACTCCAGAGTGGGAGTCGGTGAGAGCCCAAGTCCGAACAGCCCTAGAAGAGTACGGATGTTTCGAGGCCTTGTTCAACGGAGCTTCAGTGGAGCTACGGAAGGCGCTGTTCGAGGCCTCGGAGGAATTTTTTGATTTACCTGTTGAAACCAAACTGAGAACAAAGTCTGACAAAATCTACAAAGGATACGCTGGTCAGCATCCGACTCTACCTTTATACGAGGCTATTGGCTGTGACGGTGCAAATAATCCTCAAAGTGTCGACGAATTAACCTACAAGCTTTGGCCTCAAGGCAACATCACCTTCAG CAAGAATGTTCAGTCATTCGCGGAAAATTTAATAGCATTAGACGTGAAGGTGAGGACGATGATCATGGAGAGTTTCGGTCTCGAGAAATACGTCGAGGAGCACCTTAACTCAGCGAGGAAGCACTTTCGTCTCATCAAATATAGAGGACTTAACGAAAACGCAGAGGAGCAGCCAGGCCTCAACCCTCATACCGATAGCCATTTCCTTACAATACTTTGTCAAAATGACGTAGTAGATGGCGTGGAGATCAAAGCCAAAGATGGTGAAGAGTGGATCAAAGCTAAGCCATCTCAAGACTCTTCTTTCCTCGTTATAGCCGGAGCTTCACTTCAT GTACTACTGAATGGTAGGGTGTTTCCTCCGTTTCACCGTGTGGTAATAACCGGAAAGAAAGATCGGCACGTGGCTGGACTGTTCGTGCTTCCCAAAGAAGGACTGTTCATAAATGCACTCGAGGAGATGGTCGATGATGATTATCCTCGTCTCTATAAGCCTTTTAATTTTGACGCTTACTTCAAGTTCAACATCATCAATAGGTCCGATACCCATACGAGGGATTTATCTGCTCTCAAGGCTTATTGCTCTCTCTAA
- the LOC103842074 gene encoding probable sugar phosphate/phosphate translocator At3g14410 isoform X2 produces MKERRRSKVLISDHHSRSDSMAADRSKGVVRDEFATYAYILLYIALSSGQIFFNKWVLSSKEINFPYPLGLTLLHMIFSSVLCFLLTKVLKIFKVEEGMTLEIYVTSVIPIGAMFAMTLWLGNTAYLYISVSFAQMLKAIMPVAVFVLGVAAGLEMMSCRMLLIMSIISFGVLVASYGELNINWIGVVYQMGGVVGEALRLIFMEILVKRKGIKLNPISLMYYVSPCSAVCLFLPWIFLEKSKMEGNSTWDFHFVVLTLNSLCTFALNLSVFLVISHTSALTIRVAGVVKDWVVVLVSALLFADTKLTVINLFGYAIAIAGVAAYNNHKLKKEASPRVTTETPGDDSESIALVSQANTER; encoded by the exons ATGAAGGAGAGAAGACGAAGCAAAGTCTTAATCAGCGATCATCACAGTCGATCGGATTCAATGGCGGCGGATCGGAGCAAAGGCGTAGTGAGAGACGAGTTCGCGACCTATGCTTACATTCTTCTCTACATCGCTCTCTCTA GCGGTCAAATCTTCTTCAATAAG TGGGTATTGTCATCTAAAGAAATAAACTTTCCTTATCCGCTTGGTTTGACTTTACTCCATATGATTTTCTCCTCTGTCTTGTGCTTTCTTCTTACCAAAGTCCTCAAG atCTTCAAGGTTGAGGAAGGAATGACATTAGAAAT ATATGTTACCTCAGTTATTCCAATAGGTGCCATGTTTGCCATGACCCTCTGGTTGGGCAACACTGCCTATCTCTACATTTCAGTTTCTTTTGCCCAGATGCTGAAGGCTATAA TGCCTGTTGCTGTGTTTGTTCTTGGGGTAGCTGCTGGGCTTGAGATGATGAGCTGCAGGATGCTTTTGATTATGTCTATCATAAGTTTCGGTGTTTTGGTAGCCTCTTATGGGGAACTGAACATCAACTGGATCGGTGTAGTTTACCAAATGGGTGGAGTCGTTGGAGAAGCACTGCGGCTTATCTTCATGGAGATACTTGTCAAGAGGAAAGGCATTAAGTTAAACCCAATCTCTCTCATGTACTATGTCAGCCCCTGCAG TGCTGTTTGCTTGTTTCTACCGTGGATCTTTCTAGAGAAGTCGAAGATGGAGGGAAACAGCACATGGGACTTCCATTTCGTAGTATTGACTCTTAACTCGCTTTGTACATTCGCTCTCAACTTGTCGGTGTTCTTGGTGATCTCTCACACGAGTGCTCTCACTATCCGAGTTGCTGGCGTTGTCAAGGACTGGGTGGTTGTGTTGGTCTCAGCTCTTCTCTTTGCAGACACAAAACTCACTGTCATCAATCTTTTTGGTTACGCCATTG CTATTGCCGGTGTAGCGGCTTATAACAATCATAAGCTGAAGAAAGAAGCTTCTCCTCGAGTAACCACCGAAACTCCAGGAGATGATAGTGAATCTATAGCGCTGGTGTCACAGGCTAATACagagagatga
- the LOC103842047 gene encoding (S)-2-hydroxy-acid oxidase GLO2 isoform X6, with protein sequence MKRLQRRSCLRWYTTTMPLVQRISGLFKRTETLSLGSCNFRPRILIDVSKIDMTTTVLGFKISMPIMVAPTAMQKMAHPEGEYATARAASAAGTIMTLSSWATSSVEEVASTGPGIRFFQLYVYKNRKVVEQLVRRAEKAGFKAIALTVDTPRLGRRESDIKNRFTLPPNLTLKNFEGLDLGKMDEANDSGLASYVAGQIDRTLSWKDVQWLQTITSMPILVKGVLTGEDARIAIQAGAAGIIVSNHGARQLDYVPATISALEEVVKATQGRVPVFLDGGVRRGTDVFKALALGASGIFIGRPVVFSLAAEGEAGVRKVLQMLRDEFELTMALSGCRSLSEITRNHIITEWETPRHLPKL encoded by the exons ATGAAGCGATTGCAAAGGAGAAGTTGCCTAAGATGGTATACGACTACTATGCCTCTGGTGCAGAGGATCAGTGGACTCTTCAAGAGAACCGAAACGCTTTCGCTAGGATCCTGTAA CTTCCGGCCTAGGATTCTGATTGATGTGAGCAAGATTGATATGACAACAACCGTCTTGGGGTTCAAGATCTCCATGCCGATCATGGTTGCTCCCACTGCCATGCAAAAGATGGCTCATCCTGAAG GGGAATATGCTACGGCTAGAGCTGCATCTGCTGCTGGAACCATCATG ACACTCTCTTCATGGGCTACTTCCAGCGTTGAAGAAGTTGCTTCCACAGGGCCAGGGATCCGATTCTTCCAGCTCTAT GTATACAAGAACAGGAAAGTGGTTGAACAGCTCGTGAGAAGAGCCGAGAAGGCTGGGTTTAAAGCCATTGCTCTCACTGTAGACACCCCAAGGCTAGGCCGCAGAGAGTCTGATATCAAGAACAG ATTTACTTTGCCTCCAAACTTGACATTGAAGAACTTTGAAGGTCTTGACCTCGGAAAGATGGACGAG GCCAATGACTCTGGCTTGGCTTCATATGTTGCTGGTCAAATTGACCGTACCTTGAGCTGGAAG GATGTCCAGTGGCTCCAGACAATCACCAGCATGCCGATTCTTGTCAAGGGTGTTCTTACAGGAGAGGATG CAAGGATAGCGATTCAAGCTGGAGCAGCAGGGATCATTGTCTCAAACCATGGAGCACGCCAGCTTGACTATGTCCCAGCCACTATCTCAGCCCTTGAAGAG GTTGTCAAAGCGACACAAGGACGAGTTCCTGTCTTCTTGGACGGTGGTGTTCGACGTGGAACTGATGTCTTCAAGGCTCTTGCACTTGGAGCCTCAGGGATATTC ATTGGTAGACCAGTGGTGTTCTCACTCGCTGCTGAAGGAGAAGCTGGAGTCAGAAAAGTGCTTCAAATGTTAAGAGATGAGTTCGAGCTAACCATGGCGTTAAGTGGGTGCAGGTCTCTCAGTGAGATCACTCGGAACCACATTATCACCGAGTGGGAAACTCCACGCCATTTGCCCAAGTTATAG
- the LOC103842074 gene encoding probable sugar phosphate/phosphate translocator At3g14410 isoform X1, whose product MKERRRSKVLISDHHSRSDSMAADRSKGVVRDEFATYAYILLYIALSSGQIFFNKWVLSSKEINFPYPLGLTLLHMIFSSVLCFLLTKVLKIFKVEEGMTLEIYVTSVIPIGAMFAMTLWLGNTAYLYISVSFAQMLKAIMPVAVFVLGVAAGLEMMSCRMLLIMSIISFGVLVASYGELNINWIGVVYQMGGVVGEALRLIFMEILVKRKGIKLNPISLMYYVSPCSAVCLFLPWIFLEKSKMEGNSTWDFHFVVLTLNSLCTFALNLSVFLVISHTSALTIRVAGVVKDWVVVLVSALLFADTKLTVINLFGYAIAIAGVAAYNNHKLKKEASPRVTTETPGDDSESIALVSQANTER is encoded by the exons ATGAAGGAGAGAAGACGAAGCAAAGTCTTAATCAGCGATCATCACAGTCGATCGGATTCAATGGCGGCGGATCGGAGCAAAGGCGTAGTGAGAGACGAGTTCGCGACCTATGCTTACATTCTTCTCTACATCGCTCT CTCTAGCGGTCAAATCTTCTTCAATAAG TGGGTATTGTCATCTAAAGAAATAAACTTTCCTTATCCGCTTGGTTTGACTTTACTCCATATGATTTTCTCCTCTGTCTTGTGCTTTCTTCTTACCAAAGTCCTCAAG atCTTCAAGGTTGAGGAAGGAATGACATTAGAAAT ATATGTTACCTCAGTTATTCCAATAGGTGCCATGTTTGCCATGACCCTCTGGTTGGGCAACACTGCCTATCTCTACATTTCAGTTTCTTTTGCCCAGATGCTGAAGGCTATAA TGCCTGTTGCTGTGTTTGTTCTTGGGGTAGCTGCTGGGCTTGAGATGATGAGCTGCAGGATGCTTTTGATTATGTCTATCATAAGTTTCGGTGTTTTGGTAGCCTCTTATGGGGAACTGAACATCAACTGGATCGGTGTAGTTTACCAAATGGGTGGAGTCGTTGGAGAAGCACTGCGGCTTATCTTCATGGAGATACTTGTCAAGAGGAAAGGCATTAAGTTAAACCCAATCTCTCTCATGTACTATGTCAGCCCCTGCAG TGCTGTTTGCTTGTTTCTACCGTGGATCTTTCTAGAGAAGTCGAAGATGGAGGGAAACAGCACATGGGACTTCCATTTCGTAGTATTGACTCTTAACTCGCTTTGTACATTCGCTCTCAACTTGTCGGTGTTCTTGGTGATCTCTCACACGAGTGCTCTCACTATCCGAGTTGCTGGCGTTGTCAAGGACTGGGTGGTTGTGTTGGTCTCAGCTCTTCTCTTTGCAGACACAAAACTCACTGTCATCAATCTTTTTGGTTACGCCATTG CTATTGCCGGTGTAGCGGCTTATAACAATCATAAGCTGAAGAAAGAAGCTTCTCCTCGAGTAACCACCGAAACTCCAGGAGATGATAGTGAATCTATAGCGCTGGTGTCACAGGCTAATACagagagatga